In a single window of the Leptospira sanjuanensis genome:
- a CDS encoding A24 family peptidase: protein MSSLPDFLFWIVLSFGSLGAASLGSFYVTLGFRILDVYYGKRRKSLSFSQKWKRIFTHPSSCDHCGKEIRYPQLLPVIGYFISQGKCKFCNGRIRFLFPSIEFGFVCVFLFCFSLTRNPAFSFVFLFLCGHLLISCLTDAYHFSLDYENLPWILSFGLLSAFLLTEKLPGMNELYVFGGFFLAFLLLFFFFPGGIGFGDVLFAPVYALIAGHPWWMFFLNASYIPAVLFTIVLRERGKSLRKAPIPMGLYFGIGLVLTFLSRILFDSKLLAFTIFSEYSEN, encoded by the coding sequence TTGTCGAGCTTGCCTGATTTTCTTTTTTGGATCGTTTTGAGTTTCGGAAGTTTAGGGGCGGCTTCCTTGGGAAGTTTTTACGTGACCCTAGGCTTTCGAATCCTCGACGTTTACTACGGCAAACGTAGAAAATCCCTTTCGTTTTCCCAAAAATGGAAGCGGATTTTCACACACCCGAGTTCCTGCGATCATTGCGGAAAAGAAATCCGTTATCCGCAACTCCTTCCCGTGATCGGATATTTTATCTCGCAAGGTAAATGCAAGTTTTGTAATGGAAGAATCCGTTTTCTTTTTCCGTCGATCGAATTCGGTTTCGTATGCGTCTTTCTATTCTGTTTTTCTTTGACACGCAATCCCGCGTTCAGCTTCGTGTTTTTATTTTTATGCGGACATCTTTTGATATCCTGTCTTACGGATGCCTATCATTTCTCTTTGGATTACGAAAATCTTCCGTGGATTCTATCGTTCGGTCTTTTATCCGCGTTTTTGTTAACCGAAAAACTTCCCGGCATGAACGAACTCTACGTTTTCGGCGGATTCTTTCTTGCGTTTTTGCTTTTGTTTTTTTTCTTTCCGGGCGGAATAGGATTCGGAGACGTTTTGTTCGCTCCGGTCTACGCGCTCATCGCAGGCCATCCCTGGTGGATGTTCTTTTTAAACGCTTCTTACATCCCCGCGGTTTTATTTACGATCGTATTGCGTGAAAGAGGAAAGAGTCTGCGTAAGGCTCCCATCCCGATGGGTTTGTATTTCGGGATCGGTTTGGTTTTGACTTTTTTGAGCAGAATTCTATTCGATTCGAAACTTCTTGCATTTACTATATTTTCAGAATATTCAGAAAACTGA
- a CDS encoding ABC transporter ATP-binding protein, with translation MHIESQTGISVHNLRKTFGNSEIIKGVSIDIEEGDYVSLTGKSGSGKSTLLYMISSLDPPTSGGIEIDGRNIYQMGEDEIHEFRNKRMGFIFQFHYLLPEFTALENVLMPARKAGLLKECQSYAEHLLEEFDLKDRMDYRINRLSGGQAQRVAIARALVMNPKYIFADEPTGALDSANTKVVMNILEKVNRETKTTILVVTHDPDFASRTKRQIHLVDGRVVSLKEFEASRKNGKAAR, from the coding sequence ATGCACATCGAATCGCAAACCGGAATCTCCGTCCACAATCTCCGCAAGACCTTCGGCAACAGCGAAATCATCAAAGGAGTCAGCATCGACATAGAAGAGGGCGACTACGTTTCTCTTACCGGAAAATCCGGTTCGGGTAAAAGTACTCTTTTGTATATGATCAGTTCTCTCGATCCTCCGACTTCCGGCGGAATAGAGATCGACGGAAGGAATATCTACCAAATGGGAGAAGATGAGATTCACGAATTCAGAAACAAAAGAATGGGATTCATCTTTCAGTTTCACTATCTTCTTCCCGAATTCACGGCTCTGGAAAACGTATTGATGCCCGCGCGCAAGGCGGGTCTTTTAAAAGAATGTCAGAGTTATGCGGAACATCTTCTGGAGGAATTCGATCTCAAGGATCGGATGGATTACAGAATCAACCGTTTGTCCGGGGGGCAGGCGCAAAGGGTCGCGATCGCGCGCGCACTTGTGATGAATCCGAAATATATCTTCGCGGACGAACCTACGGGCGCCTTGGACTCGGCTAACACAAAGGTGGTGATGAACATTCTGGAAAAAGTGAATCGCGAGACCAAAACCACGATCCTTGTGGTGACGCACGACCCCGACTTCGCTTCGAGAACGAAACGCCAGATCCATCTTGTGGACGGGCGAGTCGTTTCGTTGAAAGAATTCGAGGCTTCCCGAAAAAACGGAAAGGCGGCCCGTTGA
- a CDS encoding ABC transporter permease has protein sequence MLFVAIRQMLVRGKQTLTTLSGIVLGTAAFIIISGVLLGFRGYLIDQLINADCHVRISPRQEIIQPNSMDDLFPGENVFWLSPPSGKRGSTHLNNASLWYERLDQDKEVEAYSPQVSGRIFLFSGSNQEAGKIIGIIPSRQVQITPLADYITEGSVESLSAGNRIVLGDGLAKLLGLGVNKTVWVTSGLQEKTPFRISGIFRSGNKALDDSVAYGLLSEIQLLTGQSGMITDIAVRLKDVNRSLSKAEEWRTMGDEKVLSWQEANTSFFAIFKLQDAIRYSMTAAILTVAGFGIYNILNVIINQKKREIAILRSIGYRPNEVLMIFLMQGVILGVIGGVLGMLIGFLICLRIESLPFTNPLFSAGASTMVISFAPSIYLQAFAQSMVATLIASWIPARSAGKLSPIEIIRGE, from the coding sequence ATGTTGTTCGTCGCCATCAGACAAATGCTCGTCCGGGGAAAACAAACCCTGACGACGCTTTCGGGAATCGTTTTGGGAACCGCGGCGTTTATCATCATCTCGGGCGTTTTGCTCGGCTTTCGGGGATATTTGATCGATCAGCTGATCAACGCGGATTGTCACGTTCGGATCAGTCCGAGACAGGAGATCATTCAGCCGAATTCCATGGACGACCTTTTTCCGGGCGAGAACGTGTTCTGGCTTTCTCCTCCTTCGGGAAAAAGAGGGTCCACACATTTAAACAACGCAAGTCTTTGGTACGAACGTCTCGATCAGGATAAGGAAGTGGAGGCGTATTCTCCGCAGGTGAGCGGAAGAATTTTTCTTTTTTCCGGTTCCAATCAGGAGGCCGGCAAGATCATCGGAATCATTCCTTCCAGACAAGTACAGATCACTCCTCTTGCGGATTATATCACCGAAGGCAGCGTCGAATCGTTGTCCGCCGGAAATCGGATCGTTCTTGGAGACGGTCTTGCAAAATTACTCGGACTCGGCGTGAATAAAACCGTTTGGGTGACTTCGGGGCTTCAGGAGAAGACTCCGTTCCGGATTTCGGGAATCTTCCGCTCGGGAAACAAGGCCTTGGACGACAGCGTCGCCTACGGTTTGTTAAGCGAAATCCAATTGCTAACGGGGCAGTCCGGAATGATAACCGACATCGCCGTCCGTCTCAAGGACGTAAACCGTTCTCTCTCCAAGGCGGAGGAATGGAGAACCATGGGGGACGAGAAAGTTCTCAGTTGGCAGGAGGCGAACACGAGCTTTTTCGCGATTTTCAAACTCCAGGACGCGATCCGTTATTCCATGACCGCGGCGATTTTAACGGTCGCCGGATTTGGAATATACAATATTTTGAATGTAATCATCAATCAGAAAAAACGGGAAATCGCCATTCTCCGTTCCATAGGCTACAGACCCAACGAAGTTCTGATGATCTTTCTGATGCAGGGAGTGATTCTCGGCGTGATCGGAGGGGTTTTAGGAATGTTGATCGGATTTTTGATCTGTCTCCGGATCGAATCCCTTCCCTTCACCAATCCGCTTTTTTCCGCCGGAGCCAGCACGATGGTGATTTCGTTCGCACCGTCGATCTATCTACAGGCGTTCGCTCAATCGATGGTCGCGACCCTGATCGCGAGTTGGATCCCCGCGCGATCCGCGGGAAAACTTTCACCGATCGAAATCATACGAGGAGAATAG
- a CDS encoding secretion protein HlyD, giving the protein MNFVINTLKSWIKVYWSLRLPFRILFPILPIAVLFFILSAKGKNEVQDVAVIGPIAEKAYGLGTVHSLDTFRFRVGVPTKITKVFVLEGDEVVPGQGLLQLEGMTVVRSPIHGIVSDVGYHEGEVAFQNLLAIEVLGVGSKYLIVALDEQILLSIRKGQRALIRFEGKPNEVIQGRVQGTFSHAGQFYARIEGARFPEGVLPGMTADVAIEIGTKENAVLVPRKYEKKQKILIFRNGKSIPVAFTPGLKSELFIEVKEGDIQAGDKLSEVP; this is encoded by the coding sequence ATGAATTTTGTAATCAATACGTTAAAATCTTGGATCAAGGTCTATTGGTCCTTGCGTCTGCCGTTTCGGATCCTTTTTCCGATTCTTCCGATTGCGGTTTTGTTTTTCATTCTTTCCGCGAAAGGAAAAAATGAAGTTCAGGACGTGGCCGTTATCGGACCGATTGCCGAAAAGGCGTACGGACTTGGAACCGTGCATTCTCTCGATACGTTTCGGTTTCGTGTCGGAGTTCCGACAAAAATCACGAAAGTTTTTGTGTTGGAAGGGGACGAGGTTGTGCCGGGACAGGGACTTCTTCAGTTGGAAGGAATGACGGTCGTTCGTTCTCCGATACACGGAATCGTTTCGGATGTCGGTTATCACGAAGGAGAGGTCGCGTTTCAGAATCTTCTCGCGATCGAAGTATTGGGAGTCGGCTCCAAATATCTCATCGTCGCATTGGACGAACAGATTCTTCTTTCGATCCGCAAAGGACAAAGGGCTTTGATCCGCTTCGAAGGGAAGCCGAACGAAGTGATTCAGGGAAGAGTTCAGGGTACGTTTTCGCACGCAGGTCAGTTTTACGCGAGAATCGAAGGCGCCCGTTTTCCGGAAGGAGTTCTTCCCGGGATGACGGCGGACGTCGCGATCGAGATCGGGACCAAGGAGAACGCGGTTCTTGTTCCGAGAAAATACGAGAAAAAACAGAAAATTTTAATATTCAGAAACGGTAAATCGATTCCGGTTGCGTTTACGCCCGGTCTTAAATCGGAGTTGTTCATCGAGGTTAAGGAAGGGGATATCCAGGCCGGAGATAAACTCTCAGAGGTTCCGTAA
- a CDS encoding TetR/AcrR family transcriptional regulator, protein MGQPMEEMKDSIELDPEWPEGQKKIFLAAVEIFAQKGFSAATTVEIAKKAGVAEGLIFKHFKSKKELLLRLAMPIMEGFIAPITLRRLNVIFSQEFSSLEQFLNAVFEERIAFIAKNRNLLRIILQEAFINPDIQGVLERVFKERLSPIIKERLRKFQESGLIADIPLDSAFRLIATNLAGYMMLTEIFYQPKTEDGWDREAEMKRTIEFIAGGLAPKKTEIGVVPKTKIKTKNKQTLPKKSKSNPKKAAQAKKKKKKS, encoded by the coding sequence GTGGGACAACCAATGGAAGAAATGAAGGATAGTATCGAACTCGATCCCGAATGGCCCGAAGGTCAAAAAAAGATCTTTTTGGCGGCCGTCGAAATTTTCGCGCAAAAAGGATTCTCCGCCGCGACCACGGTGGAAATCGCAAAAAAGGCCGGGGTCGCCGAGGGTTTGATCTTTAAGCACTTTAAAAGTAAGAAGGAGCTTTTGCTCCGTCTCGCCATGCCGATTATGGAAGGATTTATCGCGCCCATCACATTAAGAAGATTGAATGTAATCTTTTCGCAGGAATTTTCCAGCTTGGAACAATTCCTGAACGCGGTTTTCGAGGAACGAATCGCGTTTATCGCGAAAAACCGAAATCTGCTTCGGATCATTCTTCAGGAAGCGTTCATCAATCCGGATATTCAAGGCGTGCTGGAGCGGGTTTTCAAGGAAAGACTCTCGCCAATCATCAAAGAACGACTTCGTAAGTTTCAGGAAAGCGGATTGATCGCGGACATTCCTCTCGATTCGGCGTTTCGTCTGATCGCGACCAACCTCGCCGGTTATATGATGCTCACTGAAATTTTCTATCAACCGAAGACCGAAGACGGTTGGGATAGGGAAGCAGAAATGAAACGTACGATCGAGTTCATCGCCGGAGGACTTGCTCCCAAAAAAACGGAGATCGGGGTCGTGCCTAAAACAAAAATAAAAACGAAAAACAAACAAACCCTTCCCAAGAAATCGAAATCAAACCCCAAAAAAGCCGCACAGGCAAAAAAGAAAAAAAAGAAATCGTAA
- a CDS encoding LTA synthase family protein yields the protein MFHRIPTHLKLILSYVVYFALILLLYKIVFLSVYSYRLQGVPIEEIAIAFVLGFRFDLVVIGMTLGLFALLSVLPYMNRFKLYRFFWGYTPLLLGIWMIAHLIADIIYFENANKHIGYEGFVFIGKDLGVILKSALEQNTVTFLIGVAFLLVFLPVSTLLFLKYNPYQYKEESWKSAAIQITVVLIVTIVAIRGGIQESPIRATNAIVSGNNFVNNIALNGVFTSIMDLKSQSIPKFLRLETEEAVGIVRKEIAYPGAEFVSEKYPILRVQKETNPGTPPNLVLIMLENWTGKFIRPISDGLVEGKEVTPYFNQLLKKGRFYNRFIASGGRTTNGMMSILTGIPDRPGLTVVRTHQVLGNFSGIGNIFKRMGYETYFVTGGDLNFDNKSTLMPHWGFDTVLGEKEIAKLGRFKLGAWGYDDADVLQLLHERISSSKKPILGLALTLTTHYPYRTPSEKFRIFDPSTRDYDFLNVYNYADWAVHNFIAQAEKSGYFKNTIFVFVADHTHHRYLDYYEDRNVPFLIYAPGRVAPALDETIASQLDIIPTILGLVGKKAVFSSMGRNLLAPGRTQTAYFAYGNLFGWIENDLFYLRFFDGKEDLSYNITPPRQKNNFCEKDPIVCDEMSKKAKAYLNLSYELLNKNIVFPSEAELLKEIKP from the coding sequence ATGTTTCATCGGATACCAACTCACTTAAAACTCATCCTAAGCTACGTAGTCTACTTCGCTCTCATCCTGCTTTTATACAAGATCGTATTTTTATCGGTCTATTCTTATCGACTCCAGGGAGTTCCGATCGAGGAAATCGCAATCGCTTTCGTCCTCGGGTTTCGATTCGATCTCGTAGTGATCGGAATGACACTCGGCCTCTTCGCGCTCCTTTCCGTTCTTCCTTACATGAATCGTTTCAAATTGTATCGATTCTTCTGGGGGTATACTCCGCTTCTTCTCGGGATTTGGATGATCGCACACTTGATCGCGGACATCATCTACTTCGAAAACGCAAACAAACATATCGGTTACGAAGGTTTTGTCTTTATCGGAAAGGACTTGGGAGTGATCTTAAAATCCGCTCTCGAACAGAACACCGTTACGTTTCTGATCGGAGTGGCTTTCCTTCTCGTATTTCTTCCCGTTTCCACCTTGCTCTTCCTCAAATACAACCCGTATCAATATAAGGAAGAATCCTGGAAGTCGGCGGCGATTCAGATCACAGTCGTCCTCATCGTCACGATCGTAGCGATCCGGGGAGGAATCCAGGAATCTCCCATAAGAGCGACTAACGCGATCGTATCGGGAAACAACTTCGTAAACAACATCGCACTCAACGGCGTTTTCACGTCCATTATGGATTTGAAAAGCCAATCCATTCCTAAATTTCTAAGGCTCGAAACGGAAGAAGCGGTCGGAATCGTTCGAAAAGAAATCGCTTACCCCGGTGCGGAATTCGTCAGCGAAAAATATCCGATCCTTCGCGTTCAGAAAGAAACCAATCCGGGAACTCCTCCGAACCTGGTTCTCATCATGCTGGAAAACTGGACGGGAAAATTCATCCGTCCGATTTCCGACGGACTTGTGGAAGGAAAGGAAGTGACTCCGTACTTCAATCAGCTCTTAAAAAAAGGAAGATTCTACAATCGCTTTATCGCTTCGGGAGGAAGAACGACCAACGGAATGATGTCGATTCTTACCGGAATTCCCGATCGTCCGGGTCTCACGGTGGTTCGGACCCATCAGGTTCTCGGAAATTTTTCGGGAATCGGCAACATCTTCAAACGAATGGGATACGAAACCTACTTCGTCACCGGAGGAGATCTAAACTTCGACAACAAGAGCACTCTGATGCCTCACTGGGGTTTTGACACCGTGCTCGGCGAAAAGGAAATCGCAAAACTCGGAAGATTCAAGCTCGGGGCCTGGGGATACGACGACGCGGACGTATTACAATTATTGCATGAACGGATCTCCTCGTCCAAAAAACCGATCCTCGGCCTGGCCTTGACTTTGACCACACACTATCCATATCGAACCCCTTCGGAGAAGTTCAGAATCTTCGATCCTTCCACGAGGGATTACGACTTTTTAAACGTATACAACTACGCGGACTGGGCGGTTCACAACTTCATCGCGCAAGCGGAAAAGTCCGGCTATTTTAAGAATACGATTTTCGTATTCGTCGCCGATCACACGCACCACCGATATCTAGACTACTACGAGGACAGAAACGTTCCGTTTTTGATCTACGCCCCGGGTCGAGTCGCACCTGCGTTAGACGAAACCATCGCTTCGCAATTGGATATCATTCCCACCATCTTAGGGCTTGTGGGAAAGAAGGCGGTTTTTTCCTCCATGGGAAGAAATCTTCTCGCTCCGGGGAGAACACAAACGGCGTATTTCGCTTACGGAAACTTGTTCGGGTGGATCGAAAACGATCTTTTTTATCTGCGTTTCTTCGATGGAAAAGAGGATCTTTCGTACAATATCACGCCGCCGCGTCAAAAGAACAATTTCTGCGAAAAGGACCCGATCGTCTGCGACGAGATGAGTAAGAAGGCAAAGGCGTATTTGAATCTAAGCTACGAGCTATTGAATAAGAATATCGTATTTCCTTCGGAAGCGGAACTGCTGAAAGAGATCAAACCGTAA
- a CDS encoding sulfatase-like hydrolase/transferase, whose translation METLQWSYYLLSFLYSILIYSLLLFSLDLLSSSSKTKPYWGILAFASFGYSICVIGSYGYFLYAGIMPNFFVFSYIFQEPFNSWTIFRGGLTVWSLIGFFFLFLVLFLSLKIASSDFKPARFTKTVYGILSFSILALTAFFHNNTRFNDQIYVADTNSISFINRNLYNLVTGDRLGSAGLQSRNKPVLNPSPNPFRKNVLLILSESLRRKSMALYGYEKDTTPFLNRWTVDPQNGSVVVFRKAFSNSSSTLISVPSLLSGVSPIQPVSMTHNSPLFWEYGKAAGLSTFYISSHSFRWNNFTGFFKNAGIDFLWNKEISGFGVFNDIGIDDRKTVAEFKDRVKFLKDKGENFAGVLHLNTNHFPYIIPEEAMYFPIGKDTYAPYDNSVRYLDGLLEEVFQFLNEEKLTENTIVIFTSDHGEALFEHDYIGHIESNHIETVAIPMLFFIPNSMRQNSFAERLRKNAERNVSNTDLIPTVADLLGVANQPEVKSYLSRLEGKSLLSDLPPNRRIFIANNNETSLYRVGMSYIQGNLHYMLRLNSFPPDEEVYDIHDDPIEKKNLWPSLDRERKLEIRKQLDGCSLCQDLYSASGVKL comes from the coding sequence ATGGAGACGTTGCAGTGGTCTTACTATCTGCTTTCGTTTCTTTATTCGATTTTGATTTATTCTTTGCTTCTTTTTTCTCTCGATCTCCTTTCTTCAAGCTCGAAGACGAAACCCTACTGGGGAATTTTGGCGTTCGCATCGTTCGGCTATTCGATCTGTGTGATCGGTTCTTACGGATATTTCTTATACGCGGGGATCATGCCGAACTTTTTCGTGTTCTCGTATATCTTTCAGGAACCGTTCAACAGTTGGACGATCTTCCGGGGCGGCCTCACCGTTTGGAGTTTGATCGGTTTCTTTTTTCTTTTCCTTGTTCTTTTCTTAAGTTTGAAAATCGCATCCTCCGATTTCAAACCCGCGCGTTTTACGAAAACCGTTTACGGAATCTTGTCGTTTAGTATTCTCGCGCTGACGGCTTTCTTTCACAACAACACGCGCTTTAACGATCAGATTTACGTGGCGGATACGAATTCGATTTCGTTTATCAATCGCAATCTATACAATTTGGTTACCGGCGATCGTCTCGGTTCTGCGGGCCTGCAATCCAGGAACAAACCGGTCTTAAATCCGAGCCCGAATCCGTTTCGAAAAAACGTTCTTCTTATTTTGAGCGAAAGTCTTCGCAGAAAGAGCATGGCTCTTTACGGTTACGAAAAGGATACGACTCCTTTTTTAAATCGATGGACCGTCGATCCGCAGAACGGGTCCGTCGTCGTGTTTCGAAAGGCGTTTTCAAATTCCAGTTCCACTTTGATTTCGGTTCCGAGTCTGTTGTCCGGCGTATCTCCGATTCAACCCGTGTCGATGACGCACAATTCTCCGCTTTTTTGGGAATACGGAAAGGCGGCGGGGCTTTCCACGTTTTATATTTCGAGTCATAGTTTTCGATGGAATAATTTCACCGGCTTTTTTAAAAACGCTGGAATCGATTTTCTGTGGAATAAGGAGATCAGCGGTTTCGGAGTGTTCAACGATATCGGTATCGATGATCGTAAAACCGTCGCGGAGTTCAAGGACCGCGTCAAATTTCTCAAAGACAAAGGGGAGAATTTCGCGGGGGTTCTGCACTTAAACACGAATCATTTTCCGTATATCATTCCGGAAGAAGCGATGTATTTTCCGATCGGCAAAGACACATACGCTCCGTACGACAATTCGGTCCGTTATCTCGACGGGCTCTTGGAAGAAGTATTCCAATTTTTGAATGAAGAAAAGCTGACCGAAAATACGATCGTGATCTTCACTTCGGATCACGGAGAGGCGTTGTTCGAACACGATTATATCGGACATATCGAGAGCAATCATATCGAAACGGTTGCGATTCCGATGTTGTTTTTCATTCCGAACTCGATGCGTCAGAATTCCTTTGCGGAACGTTTGAGGAAGAATGCCGAACGGAACGTTTCGAACACGGATCTGATCCCGACGGTTGCGGACCTATTAGGTGTCGCCAACCAACCCGAGGTGAAGAGTTATCTTTCCCGGCTCGAAGGGAAATCCCTTCTTTCCGATCTTCCGCCAAACCGGAGAATTTTTATCGCAAACAACAACGAGACTTCTTTGTATCGGGTCGGGATGAGTTATATTCAGGGAAATCTGCATTATATGCTTCGTTTGAATTCGTTTCCTCCGGACGAAGAGGTGTACGACATCCATGACGATCCGATTGAAAAGAAAAATCTTTGGCCGAGTTTGGATCGCGAAAGAAAATTAGAAATCCGTAAACAACTTGACGGTTGTAGTCTTTGCCAGGATCTCTACTCCGCCTCCGGCGTTAAACTCTGA
- a CDS encoding DUF2721 domain-containing protein, protein MITPAVMITACASLIFSTANRLGRIFDRVNLLKAEVEGVLGGKLPYPKERMDNLEKQLKVQRIRAVLIQRSMAFLYTATSLFVLSSLGFAFTNFLQNQIWIATLSALAGGLFLFMASVFLLYESRYNLRFIKGLIDLTEFLGSKIPKEESSSK, encoded by the coding sequence ATGATTACTCCCGCAGTGATGATCACCGCCTGCGCGAGTTTGATTTTTTCAACCGCAAACCGTTTGGGAAGAATTTTTGATCGAGTCAATCTTCTCAAAGCCGAAGTGGAAGGGGTTTTAGGCGGGAAACTACCCTATCCCAAAGAAAGAATGGATAACCTTGAAAAACAACTCAAGGTCCAAAGAATCCGCGCGGTTCTCATCCAAAGATCCATGGCCTTCCTCTATACGGCGACTTCCCTATTTGTTCTTTCCAGTTTGGGGTTTGCGTTCACGAATTTCCTCCAAAATCAAATTTGGATCGCGACTCTCAGCGCGCTCGCCGGCGGTCTTTTTCTCTTTATGGCGAGCGTCTTTTTGCTCTACGAAAGCAGATACAATTTAAGATTCATCAAAGGTCTCATTGATCTTACGGAATTTCTCGGCAGCAAAATTCCAAAGGAAGAATCCTCGTCTAAGTAA
- a CDS encoding IPT/TIG domain-containing protein — MKKTIAILSASLFLIISFLNCKKGESDDLFTNLLLLYTITSAESVADFYPDRGFPGSTTTITGDSFPGAAADYTITIGGTAATGITVVDSKTITFTMPTLAGISANTTVPIVVTRSGAALLSKTIRYRPAPVIALNQPNSLTGRVSNIDTSAFYTFTATTNTAHLFNVFGYVGSNLDLFYYSSPTSAATTIATGSSQTSEFDRATLTAGTYILQIKHISGLVANFKTNLTDGAVVPTSTSNEANTYRRCYDFLGSNPTANVANGCEATNPPAAPNLTRTGRCSYPGESGITTRSYYISMDGYGFVTGYAETTCLQPGYDSPNPDKAIFTAN, encoded by the coding sequence ATGAAAAAGACGATCGCAATCCTTAGCGCCTCCTTATTCCTCATCATTTCGTTCCTCAACTGTAAAAAAGGAGAATCGGACGATCTGTTCACGAATCTTCTGCTTCTTTATACGATCACAAGCGCGGAATCCGTTGCGGACTTTTATCCGGATCGCGGGTTTCCGGGAAGCACGACTACGATTACCGGCGATAGTTTCCCCGGAGCCGCCGCGGATTATACCATTACGATCGGAGGAACTGCAGCAACTGGAATTACGGTCGTTGATTCAAAAACGATTACGTTTACAATGCCGACCTTAGCAGGTATCAGCGCGAATACGACCGTCCCCATCGTCGTAACCCGATCGGGAGCCGCACTTCTTTCAAAAACGATCCGATATAGGCCGGCGCCTGTGATCGCCCTCAATCAGCCGAATTCGTTGACGGGAAGAGTTTCGAACATTGATACGAGCGCGTTTTATACCTTTACGGCAACGACCAACACGGCGCATCTCTTTAACGTATTCGGGTATGTAGGATCCAATTTGGATCTCTTCTATTATTCTTCACCGACTTCGGCGGCGACTACGATCGCCACAGGGTCGTCTCAGACTTCCGAATTCGATAGGGCGACCTTAACCGCTGGAACGTATATTCTTCAGATAAAACATATCTCCGGTTTGGTGGCCAACTTCAAAACCAATCTCACCGACGGGGCGGTGGTTCCGACTTCTACCTCGAACGAAGCGAACACATATCGGAGATGTTATGACTTCTTAGGCTCGAATCCGACCGCGAACGTTGCCAACGGTTGCGAAGCGACAAACCCGCCCGCGGCTCCGAACCTAACGCGTACGGGAAGATGTTCGTATCCGGGTGAATCGGGGATCACGACGAGGAGCTATTACATCAGCATGGACGGTTACGGCTTCGTTACGGGATATGCAGAAACGACTTGTCTGCAGCCTGGATATGATTCGCCGAATCCGGATAAGGCGATCTTTACGGCGAACTGA
- a CDS encoding aromatic ring-hydroxylating oxygenase subunit alpha: protein MNRNATKESYRPKELPYSPEVLKRIWKQSEIGFPEIGKTQTENAKTPARFSTHAYHSENIFLSEKGEFANYPVQFGFNGQISESGDHLVSEFGDRQFFVLKDGEGTLRAYYNSCIHRGTRLLSEAKNKPVKKIVCPYHSWTYDLDGKLLTADCPTQETALKEISVKNIAGTLFAEFQEGALNRLNPVLEELQNFELDSYVPFIVEKSVGDYNWKVGIEIFIESYHISTVHKNSVARVIAKNASIFDPIAEHGRILIPNRSFQHVPSPTRKDLIISYFLFPFTILILFRDHFGVVFFHPISSEKTLCTKAILIPEKPKAPRAIRFWENNAAFFLKTISEDLSLAPEIQLGLKQREFIYPSAFEPGILHFHNSISALWQ, encoded by the coding sequence ATGAACCGGAACGCAACGAAAGAATCCTATCGACCGAAAGAACTTCCCTATTCTCCAGAGGTTTTGAAGCGAATCTGGAAACAAAGTGAAATCGGCTTTCCGGAAATCGGCAAAACGCAGACCGAGAACGCGAAAACTCCCGCCCGATTCTCCACACATGCGTATCATTCCGAAAATATCTTTTTATCCGAAAAAGGAGAATTCGCAAACTACCCGGTTCAATTCGGTTTTAACGGTCAAATATCGGAAAGCGGAGATCATCTCGTCTCCGAGTTCGGAGATCGTCAATTTTTCGTTCTGAAAGACGGGGAAGGAACCTTAAGAGCGTATTATAATTCCTGCATTCACCGCGGAACAAGGCTACTTTCCGAAGCAAAAAACAAACCCGTTAAAAAAATCGTATGCCCGTATCACAGTTGGACGTACGATCTCGACGGAAAACTTCTAACCGCGGATTGTCCTACACAGGAAACCGCTCTGAAAGAAATTTCAGTGAAGAATATTGCGGGGACATTATTTGCGGAATTTCAGGAAGGCGCTCTGAATCGCCTGAATCCCGTTTTAGAAGAGCTTCAAAATTTCGAATTGGATTCTTACGTTCCGTTTATCGTGGAAAAAAGCGTCGGAGACTACAACTGGAAAGTCGGAATCGAAATTTTTATAGAAAGTTATCATATCTCCACGGTTCACAAAAATTCCGTCGCTCGTGTGATCGCAAAAAACGCGTCGATCTTCGATCCGATTGCGGAGCACGGGAGAATTCTAATCCCGAATCGCTCCTTTCAACACGTTCCCTCACCCACGAGAAAAGACCTGATCATCAGCTATTTTTTGTTTCCATTTACGATTCTAATCCTTTTTCGGGATCATTTCGGAGTCGTTTTTTTTCATCCGATTTCCTCGGAAAAAACTCTTTGCACAAAGGCGATTTTGATTCCGGAAAAACCAAAGGCTCCCAGAGCGATTCGTTTTTGGGAAAACAACGCCGCATTTTTTTTGAAAACGATTTCGGAAGATCTTTCTTTAGCGCCGGAGATTCAACTCGGTTTGAAACAAAGAGAGTTTATTTATCCCAGCGCCTTTGAACCTGGAATTTTACACTTTCATAATTCTATAAGCGCGCTGTGGCAATAA